A portion of the Scylla paramamosain isolate STU-SP2022 chromosome 32, ASM3559412v1, whole genome shotgun sequence genome contains these proteins:
- the LOC135089054 gene encoding uncharacterized protein LOC135089054 isoform X2, whose protein sequence is MRHHNFLFSPHWSRFLPEAGMAGLRAWVVVLVWVVCLTRHAHGQLGVWDVEEDTERFDTPNATTSQPLPDTYWESEGKWGDGAAGRGESGLVVRGRERRWRPLLDTYQGCYDGQVFNGTLMYVNLTQVMDNNQLEGVEQACFHMCSNKKPLSSMYIAVSPAVSSGMDGCGCQEARYPDNEMDDVECDGEQNYYRVYCGPTNEDCLNHGITLAASSLLLCLPLAALLHSLATSYGVPTWF, encoded by the exons ATGCGTCATCACAACTTCCTGTTTTCTCCACACTGGTCACGTTTTCTTCCGGAGGCAGGCATGGCGGGGCTGCGGGcgtgggtggtggtgctggtatgGGTGGTGTGCCTCACCAGACACGCCCACGGCCAGCTAGGGGTGTGGGACGTGGAGGAAGACACAGAGAGATTTGACACGCCGAACGCCACAACCAGTCAGCCGTTGCCAGACACATACTGGGAAAGTGAAG GCAAGTGGGGAGATGGCGCGGCGGGACGAGGAGAGAGCggcctggtggtgagggggagggagaggaggtggcggCCGCTGCTCGATACCTACCAAGGGTGCTACGACGGGCAGGTGTTTAACGGGACCCTCATGTACGTGAATCTGACACAG GTGATGGATAACAATCAACTGGAGGGCGTGGAACAGGCGTGCTTCCACATGTGCAGCAACAAAAAGCCCCTCTCCTCTATGTACATCGCCGTCAGCCCCGCCGTCAGTAGTGGGATGGATGGCTGCGGCTGTCAGGAAGCACGGTATCCTGATAATGAG ATGGACGATGTGGAGTGTGATGGGGAGCAGAATTATTACCGTGTGTACTGCGGTCCCACCAACGAAGACTGTCTAAATCACGGCATCACGCTGGcggcctcctctctcctcctctgcctgcCACTCGCTGCTCTTCTACACTCGCTTGCTACGAGTTATGGTGTACCGACATGGTTTTAG
- the LOC135089054 gene encoding uncharacterized protein LOC135089054 isoform X1: MAGLRAWVVVLVWVVCLTRHAHGQLGVWDVEEDTERFDTPNATTSQPLPDTYWESEGKWGDGAAGRGESGLVVRGRERRWRPLLDTYQGCYDGQVFNGTLMYVNLTQVMDNNQLEGVEQACFHMCSNKKPLSSMYIAVSPAVSSGMDGCGCQEARYPDNEMDDVECDGEQNYYRVYCGPTNEDCLNHGITLAASSLLLCLPLAALLHSLATSYGVPTWF; this comes from the exons ATGGCGGGGCTGCGGGcgtgggtggtggtgctggtatgGGTGGTGTGCCTCACCAGACACGCCCACGGCCAGCTAGGGGTGTGGGACGTGGAGGAAGACACAGAGAGATTTGACACGCCGAACGCCACAACCAGTCAGCCGTTGCCAGACACATACTGGGAAAGTGAAG GCAAGTGGGGAGATGGCGCGGCGGGACGAGGAGAGAGCggcctggtggtgagggggagggagaggaggtggcggCCGCTGCTCGATACCTACCAAGGGTGCTACGACGGGCAGGTGTTTAACGGGACCCTCATGTACGTGAATCTGACACAG GTGATGGATAACAATCAACTGGAGGGCGTGGAACAGGCGTGCTTCCACATGTGCAGCAACAAAAAGCCCCTCTCCTCTATGTACATCGCCGTCAGCCCCGCCGTCAGTAGTGGGATGGATGGCTGCGGCTGTCAGGAAGCACGGTATCCTGATAATGAG ATGGACGATGTGGAGTGTGATGGGGAGCAGAATTATTACCGTGTGTACTGCGGTCCCACCAACGAAGACTGTCTAAATCACGGCATCACGCTGGcggcctcctctctcctcctctgcctgcCACTCGCTGCTCTTCTACACTCGCTTGCTACGAGTTATGGTGTACCGACATGGTTTTAG